TTGGACAGTCGCAAATCGTATTAGTCCAACAACAGGAGCAGGAGTAAGGCCCGATATAGATGTTAATCTTATTAGAATGATTGGCGGAATTAACAAAAAAGTAAATGGAGTAAACGTTCCAGATTTGTCTTTTGATACTGTAGCTTATGATGAAGCAACTGGTACTTACGTTTATAATTGGACACCTTTAATTTCTAGAATGAATAGAATTGTAAATTCCAATACAAAAATTTATCAATTAGTTTTAGATCAAGTACCATGGGCCTTTCAACACGGTTATACCTTTATACCAGAAGGTACTTTTGATGGCGTAAATTTTAGAGAAGATGAGAAAGTTACCATTTACGGAAACTCTTTACCTCCGTTTGATAAAGTTGCCTATTTTAATTATATAAAAGCTTTAATGCAAAAGTTAATTGATACTTATGGTATAGAAACTGTTGCATCTTGGCGTTTAAGAATTGGATCGGAAATTGAGACTCCAGATCATTGGAAAGGAACCGAACAAGATTTTATAGAGCATTTTGCCAATACCGTTAAAGCTGTAAGAGAAGTGTTGCCTAATGCTATTATAGGTTTACACACTAGAGAACCAGATTTTGTTTTTAAAAATGGTACTATAAAAAATTATAAAGGAGAAACCATTAAATCTTTTGCTAATGGTTTAATTAATTATTGTTATGATAATAATATTACCTATAATTTTTGGGGAATATCAGATTATATTTTAATAAATAATGCTACTAGTAGAAAAGTAACCGAAAAATACAATACTTTGTTTGAGCCTCTTAAAGAGAATCCAAAGTGGAATAAAAATGCAACTTTAGATATTATGGAGTATAGTGTAGTAACTTCTATGCAACCACCTGTGCCAGATGGTAAAGGTACTTTAAGTTGTGTTACCTCGCATACTTCTTTAGTAAATTTAGGTTTGGCACATGTTTTTTATAAAAATGAAGAAAACGGTCTAGAGAAAATTTTTAGATGGGGACAAAGACCCGAATCATCAGACCCTATAGCTATAGAAGTTTTAAAAAGTATGGAAGGAAAAATACGATATGAAACAGATCTATCTGGAGAACCGTTGTTATTTGTTAATGAATTTGATGCGATATTTTCTAAATCAGAATTAAAAAATGAATTTGATGTTTTAGTATATAATTATACACCTAAAACCTTAAATTATTTTGATGCAGAGGCGGTTACAATTAGTTTTAAAGCAGATGTACCTGTAGGAACAACTTTATATTACCAAGATGCCATTTATGGAAAAGATCAAAATGCTTTTCAAAATTTTTTAGAAAATGAACCAGCTTCCGGATGGGTAAAATCTGGTTGGGACAGAAAAGCAGATCCATCAAGATCATTAAATGAAGCAGGAGCGGCAGCTTGGTCTACTTTTGTAAACCCAAACCCTTACAAATTTAATGATTGGAAAAGTATAACTACTACTGCACCTGTAGATGGTACACAGGGTTCTGTAATAACTATTAAAACAGATTTACCTTCTTTTTCTTTTAGAAAATTTGAAATTAGAGAAAATCCAGATTTTATAGCAACAGTAAGTCTACCAAAAATTAAATGGGATACGAATGAAGATTTTGAAGAATTTTCTACCTCACAAATGACTACTTCTATAAACAATAATTTGTTTAATATAACGGTTACTGGTAGTTTTCCTAAAATGATAAGAAACCAAGAAATGCAAGTAGATTTCTTAAGTAAATTTAAAATATCACTTAAAAATGAAACTTCAAGTGATATCTTTTGGTTTGTTTGGTATAAAAATGGAGTGAAAAACCAAAAAAAGTTTACAGCAAGTGTTAATGATGCAACTTTTAAAACTTATACGGTAGATTTAAGCTCTAATGCAAATTGGTCTGGTAATATAGATTCTTTTAATGTAGAAATAGCCAACAAAGCAGGTTCGGGTGATGTTACTGTAGAATCTTTAGAGTTTTTATTAAAAGCAGGTGTTGCAGAGCACCAAATAAATGTAGAAATAGAAGGCTTAGGTTTTGTAAATCCTATTTCTGGTAAGTGTTACACAGGGCAAACGATTACGTTTTCTGCAACACCAAATGATGGTTGGAATTTTCAAGGTTGGACCGGGAATGTTACTAGTGCAGATAGTTCTTTAGTTATTACTGCCAATTCAGACATCAATATAAAAGCTACTTTTTCTAAAACATTAAGTATTAATGATGAATTATTTAAAGAGAAATTAACGGTCTACCCAAACCCTAGTAAAACAGGTTTGTTCTTATTAAATGAAAGTTTAAATTGGCAAGTATATAATATTTCTGGTAGCAAAATAAAAGAAGGAAAAGGATCACAAATTGATCTTACAAAATTTAATAAAGGTTTGTATTTTTTAAAAACAGATACCAAATCTTTTAAACTATTAAAACTTTAACATACTATATATAATTATCAGAAAATGAAAAATATTTTATCACTATTACTTTTTTTACTTTTACTTACTACTTCTAATGCACAAATAAAACACGGACTGCGAGATGAAAATGGAAGACACGTTATTCCTAGAGGTTTTGTTATTGTTACCAACGCTGGCGATTTTAAAAATGAAGATTTTGTTAGAATGGTTAGAATGGGAGCAAACTACCAAGTTGTGCGCTTAGAATTAGGTAAATTAAGTAATTTTCCGGGTGCTAAATTCGAGCAAAGTTATTTAGAACAATTAGAACGTTTGGTAGAATTTGGGGAAAAGGTAGGCATTAAAACAGTTTTTAAAATGACGGTTTATGGTGTTAAAAAGTTTTCTTGGGAAGCTTTTTGGGCAAACAAAAATAATGAACATGAAATTTATATGAATGCTTGGAAAAAAGTTTGGCATCATTTTAAAAATGAAGATTATGTTGTAGGTTATGACGTGGTTAATGAACCAAGAAAATTAACAATGAATATTTCTTATAAAGATTTAACTAATGATTATTTAATACCTGTTTATCAAAAAATAATAGACGAAAGTCAAAAAATTAATTCTAATAAAAAGATTTTAATTCAGTCTATTTTTATGAATAAAGGAGAAGGAGTTGATAACAATCAATATGCCGAAATAACGGCATCTGTAAATAGAAAAAACATTGTTTTTTCTCCGCACATTTATCAAAATAAACAAGATTTGGTACAGCCCGTAATGAGTCGTTTTGATAAAGAAGCAATTATGTTAAAAGCACCTATTTTAATTGGCGAATGGGGTTTTCCAACATTTGCTAAAACAGATACTACTTTAGTTGGTAACTTAGGGCAGTATAAATATAGAGAGCTTTATATAAAAACTGCTGAAGTTTTTGATCAAATGGGTGTAGGTAGTATAAAAGCATGGTTTTCTGGCAATCCCAGTATGCAAAATTTTATGCCAGGTGGACCATCAACTTGGGCTATATTTTCAGATAAAAATGCCGTTGGTACATCAGAAAGAAAATATATTACAGACATTATTGCAAGACCTTACCCACAAACAATTGCAGGAACTATTAATTCATTTCTTTTTAATTTTGCAACAAGAACTTTAAATGTTAATGTTACAACAGACAATAGCAAAGGAGCATCACAAATTTTTATAGGTGCAAATAGACACTATCCTGATGGGTTTTCTATAATGTGCGGACCAGATGTAGTATTGGTTTATAATCCGCTTAAAAACGTAGGGTTAGAATTGGTAAAGGGACTAAACAAAACCAATATTTCTAACTTTATTTGGAATGAAAAATATCAACAATTAACCATTTTAAAATGGCCAAAAGATAACGAACAATTAAAATTAAAAATTGTTCCAGGTATCTATAAACAATAATATTTTATGATTAACAGAGAAAAATATAGTTTACTTTATGTGCTTTTTTTGTTAACTCAAATAAATTTTTCACAAAATCCTATAACGAAAGAAGAAGGTGTTTCAGATCCTCATATTAGAGTTTTTAATGACACTATTTATTTATATTCCGGACACGATTCTAGTCCGGAAGATAAGTTATGGAATATGAAAGATTGGCGTGTATTTTCATCTACCAATTTATTAGATTTTACTTTAGAAGAGACAATATCTCCTAAAGAAAATTATATGGATGATAATAGTTTTGATTGTTGGGCAAGTGACGCATCTACTAGAAATGGTAAATATTATTTTTACTTTTCAGATAAAAAACGAGGAATTGGTGTTATGGTGTCAGATTCTCCAAAAGGGCCTTTTAAAGATGCTTTAAATAAACCTTTGGTTGCTCCTATGCACGATCCCACTATTTTTATAGATGACGATAAAAATAAAACACCATATATTATTTATGGGGATAAATCTGATACTTATTATGTAGCAGCATTAAATGATGATATGATATCTACCGCAGAAATACCAAAACCAATTACAATACATGGAGATTTATGGAAAAATGCTCCGAATTGGATGGATAAAAATTATGTGTTTAAGTATAATAATACCTATTATTTAAGTTGGGGTAGAGATTATGCGGTTTCAAAAAACATTTATGGACCCTACCAATCTGTTGGAGCTTTGGGAAAAGGACATCATTTAGATGAATTTGCTCATGGAAGTTTCTTTTGGTGGAAAGGTCAGTTTTACCATGTTTGGTGTTATTATTTAAAGAAAGGTTTTAAGTTTAGAGAAACTATTATAACGTATTGTCATATTTCTGATGATGGAAAAATAGTTACAGACACACAATTTTTAGATGCACATTTTAAAAATGGAGTTGGCCAATACGATGCTTCTTGGAATGTTATTGAGGCAGAGTGGTTTTATGAAAAATCATCAGAAATTGAAAAAAAAGGAACTTTAGAAAAAGGATTTTTATTAACTAATATTCAAAATAAAAGCTGGGTAAGGTTTGCAAACATCAACCTTAATAAACAATCTAAAATAGAATTTACTGTTAAGAATATTCAAGGAAAAGGTGAATTAGAAATTAGGGATGGTAGCCTTAACGGGAAACTTTTAGGGAGTGTTTTTATAAACTCATTAAATCAAAAAAAGGAAACGCAAAAAATAGTTTCTACAATAAAAAAAATAAAAGGAAAAAGAGATCTTTATTTTAAGTTTATAGGAGATCATAATTTTTATTTAGAACTAGATTCTTTTAAATTCTTAGAGTAAAAGAGTCTTTAAAAAATATTTAATTTTTTAACATTCAATATAAAATTGGCAAAATTGTCTTTTTATATTGAATGTTTTTATTTTTATAAATATTTTAATTATGAATAAAATTTAAAGCTTATTATTGTAAATACAGAAAGTTTAAATCTAGTTACTTACATACTTAATTTTATTATACAGGATAGAGCAGGATAAGTAATGCTTCTTGTTACGGTATGTTTGTAATGTAGTTTTTTAAAAAGAATTAATTTTGAATTAGTATTTATTAAACACGTTTCTTTTAATTAAAAGAAACGTGTTTTTTTTTAGTTTAAATTTCAACTAAAAAAAGCTTTACTTTTTTATAAAAATAGAAATAGTAGCAAGTAAGTTGTTGATTATAAGAAGTCTTTGAACTTGATTTATATAATAGGTTTTACTAAAATAAAAAAAGGTGTAAATAATATAATTTTTAACAATATAAATCAGGTGAGCACAGGACAGACATCTTTCTTTCATAAAGTAGTTTTGAAGCGTAAGGTTATTTAACTTTATTGAATTAATTTACAAGTTCCCTTTGTCTCCCCCAAGACAAAGGGACTTATTTTTTATAATGCTACCCCCTAATACTTAAGCTTAAAAGAACCTATCTTAAAAAATATGTTTTGGTTTATCTTTAACATTTTCTTACTTATTGTTTAGCAGGGTATTGCAGTATAGGGCAGGATGGTGTAATTTTCTTTTTTTCTTATATTTATTAATTATAACATCTTCTTCTTTATTTTTAATTTCGATGAAATAAGAATAGGTAATAAAACTAAAAATATGATAAAAATTACACGCACTAAAATTCCCTTTTTTAACTTTATTAAGTACATTTTTATTTTGGGGTGTTTATTTGTATTAAATGCAGAATTTTATGCACAAGATTATCCTTTTAATTTACCAAATACAATTACAGCTAGTTTTAATATAGAAACAACAAATAAAGAAGTTTTTAATAACAAGTTATTAGGTTATAATATTGAAGGTTTTAATACCAATTTAGAAAAAAGCTTTATTAAACTAGTAGATCCTGTTACAATTCGTTTTCCTCATGGTGTTTGGGCTAATTTTTACGAATGGGAGACAGATGGTTATCAGCAAGATAGTTATGATAATGGTTCTCATCAAAATACATTAGACATATATGACGATAGAATAAAAGGGCACATAGCAGGTATTGCAGCTCTAAATACAGATAAAAAGAATAGTAATGGAGGCAAAGGTTATGACATGATGTGGACTTATTCTATTAATTTTGACGATGGCCCAAGTAGTGTTGCTAGAGCAAAAAAAGACATAGCTTTAGGTTTAGAAGTAAAAGCGATAGAATTAGGGAATGAGCATTTTTGGAAAAATCAACGTTCTAATAGAACCTCTACCGAAGCAAAATATTTGGCTGAGGCTTCTGCAGTATCTGCAGCATTAAAGTCAGAGTTTCCAGACATTCAGTTATCCATACCTTTAGGGTGGAGAAGAACACAGGCTAATTATAATAATTCTATAATTGGTGATGGTACATATTTTGATGCTGTAACTGTGCATAAGTATTTAGGAGCAGATCCAGATATACCAGGAGAAAGTAATAATGCATATAGTTCTTTATTAACCGCAAAATTAGAATTAGCTGAAGATGTAAATTGGGTAAGAAATAATTATGCACCAGGTAAGCCAATTTGGTTAACCGAATGGGGTGTTTCTGCAGGGTCAGACGTTCATGGTGGTGCTTGCTTAGGTATGGCAGATGCTTATTTATACATGTCGGAAAATCAACAGATTTTCCATAGAGCAAACTGGTTTAGTTTTAATAGAATATTAAATGCAATGGTAGTAGTAGGGGCTAATAGACAACCTGTATATCCTTTAAAAAAGAGAGGTTATTTATCTACATATAACATTATTAAAGACGTACTTAAAGATGCCGAAATGCTAAAAGGAACTGTAACAGCATCAAGTCAGTTAACAACAGAAAAAGGTTCTGTAAACGTGGTAAATGCAAGAGCCACAAGCAAAAATGGAGAAACAAGTGTTGTTGCTATAAATTTATCTGATAAACCGGTTGAGTTTGAATTGAAATTTAATAACATAGCTTATACAGGTACTTTTAAACACGAAGCGTTAGTGTTTGATAATGTTGGAGTTGTAGCTGCAATTGATTTTTATCAAGATCCGTTAACTTTAATTAAAGAAGGATCGGGTACTATTACCTTACCTCCTTTATCGATAAGTAAAATTACTAATATTGTATTAAATTCTTCCATTAAAGTAATTGCTGGTTCTATTGAAGCGGAAGACTATAGAGAAGGTGGAGAAGGAGTTGGTTATTCAGACACTACTGTAGATAATACTTTAAGTGCTGGTAATGATACTGATGGTGTAGATGTTGCAACTGATAATAATATTACTTATGTAGGTGATACTCAACAAGGAGAATGGTTAAAATATGATGTAAATGTGTTAAAAAATGGAATTTACGATTTCGAATTTATATACGCAGCAGCTACGTCTGGTTCTTTAATTAGTGTAGCGCTCGATGATGTTTTACTTTTTAATAATAAATTGTTACCTAAAACAGCAAATGCTACAGATTTTAAAACAAGTGTACAAGAAAGTATACCACTAACACAAGGTTTGCATGAGTTAAAAATAAACGTTCTAAGTGGTGGTTTTAATTTAGATAAAATAAATATTTTATTAATTGCTCCGCCCGAGGCTCCAACTTTTGCAGTATTTAAAGACGGAGATGTTTTAGAACCAGGTTCTGATTTAGAAGTTGAAGCACTAACTACATTAGAACCCTCTAAAATAAATAATATAAGCCTATATTTAGATAACGT
The nucleotide sequence above comes from Polaribacter butkevichii. Encoded proteins:
- a CDS encoding family 43 glycosylhydrolase; its protein translation is MINREKYSLLYVLFLLTQINFSQNPITKEEGVSDPHIRVFNDTIYLYSGHDSSPEDKLWNMKDWRVFSSTNLLDFTLEETISPKENYMDDNSFDCWASDASTRNGKYYFYFSDKKRGIGVMVSDSPKGPFKDALNKPLVAPMHDPTIFIDDDKNKTPYIIYGDKSDTYYVAALNDDMISTAEIPKPITIHGDLWKNAPNWMDKNYVFKYNNTYYLSWGRDYAVSKNIYGPYQSVGALGKGHHLDEFAHGSFFWWKGQFYHVWCYYLKKGFKFRETIITYCHISDDGKIVTDTQFLDAHFKNGVGQYDASWNVIEAEWFYEKSSEIEKKGTLEKGFLLTNIQNKSWVRFANINLNKQSKIEFTVKNIQGKGELEIRDGSLNGKLLGSVFINSLNQKKETQKIVSTIKKIKGKRDLYFKFIGDHNFYLELDSFKFLE
- a CDS encoding carbohydrate-binding protein — translated: MIKITRTKIPFFNFIKYIFILGCLFVLNAEFYAQDYPFNLPNTITASFNIETTNKEVFNNKLLGYNIEGFNTNLEKSFIKLVDPVTIRFPHGVWANFYEWETDGYQQDSYDNGSHQNTLDIYDDRIKGHIAGIAALNTDKKNSNGGKGYDMMWTYSINFDDGPSSVARAKKDIALGLEVKAIELGNEHFWKNQRSNRTSTEAKYLAEASAVSAALKSEFPDIQLSIPLGWRRTQANYNNSIIGDGTYFDAVTVHKYLGADPDIPGESNNAYSSLLTAKLELAEDVNWVRNNYAPGKPIWLTEWGVSAGSDVHGGACLGMADAYLYMSENQQIFHRANWFSFNRILNAMVVVGANRQPVYPLKKRGYLSTYNIIKDVLKDAEMLKGTVTASSQLTTEKGSVNVVNARATSKNGETSVVAINLSDKPVEFELKFNNIAYTGTFKHEALVFDNVGVVAAIDFYQDPLTLIKEGSGTITLPPLSISKITNIVLNSSIKVIAGSIEAEDYREGGEGVGYSDTTVDNTLSAGNDTDGVDVATDNNITYVGDTQQGEWLKYDVNVLKNGIYDFEFIYAAATSGSLISVALDDVLLFNNKLLPKTANATDFKTSVQESIPLTQGLHELKINVLSGGFNLDKINILLIAPPEAPTFAVFKDGDVLEPGSDLEVEALTTLEPSKINNISLYLDNVLVRSISTAPFRWGFNEQTDTLLENMVKGTYVLKLVLTDNRNQTSETSITLDIRDFVLQPYNGFAHKVPGVIQMEDYDIGGEGFAFHDSTIGNTGGAYRTEIGEDVDISAAGSGFVLGSLSGDEFTRYTIDVAEAGSYQMLINYKTFSSSSKPFSAKILTQDLSTSKEIFSLPAGSTTSGIVKIGTGVFGDYTSPKFDLQAGKQVLELYIPSGGAGPSYDFVTLEKVGTLSTTDVNILEEKLKVFPVPSNDGKFNLNKSHQWKIYSILGTLIIEGNGKQVDISSFSKGMYLLKIETGENKRLIYR
- a CDS encoding cellulase family glycosylhydrolase, translated to MKNILSLLLFLLLLTTSNAQIKHGLRDENGRHVIPRGFVIVTNAGDFKNEDFVRMVRMGANYQVVRLELGKLSNFPGAKFEQSYLEQLERLVEFGEKVGIKTVFKMTVYGVKKFSWEAFWANKNNEHEIYMNAWKKVWHHFKNEDYVVGYDVVNEPRKLTMNISYKDLTNDYLIPVYQKIIDESQKINSNKKILIQSIFMNKGEGVDNNQYAEITASVNRKNIVFSPHIYQNKQDLVQPVMSRFDKEAIMLKAPILIGEWGFPTFAKTDTTLVGNLGQYKYRELYIKTAEVFDQMGVGSIKAWFSGNPSMQNFMPGGPSTWAIFSDKNAVGTSERKYITDIIARPYPQTIAGTINSFLFNFATRTLNVNVTTDNSKGASQIFIGANRHYPDGFSIMCGPDVVLVYNPLKNVGLELVKGLNKTNISNFIWNEKYQQLTILKWPKDNEQLKLKIVPGIYKQ
- a CDS encoding InlB B-repeat-containing protein → MKKSITFIYCLFAFFTVNAQVTLSTDFTNSNKEKKALSNIWTVANRISPTTGAGVRPDIDVNLIRMIGGINKKVNGVNVPDLSFDTVAYDEATGTYVYNWTPLISRMNRIVNSNTKIYQLVLDQVPWAFQHGYTFIPEGTFDGVNFREDEKVTIYGNSLPPFDKVAYFNYIKALMQKLIDTYGIETVASWRLRIGSEIETPDHWKGTEQDFIEHFANTVKAVREVLPNAIIGLHTREPDFVFKNGTIKNYKGETIKSFANGLINYCYDNNITYNFWGISDYILINNATSRKVTEKYNTLFEPLKENPKWNKNATLDIMEYSVVTSMQPPVPDGKGTLSCVTSHTSLVNLGLAHVFYKNEENGLEKIFRWGQRPESSDPIAIEVLKSMEGKIRYETDLSGEPLLFVNEFDAIFSKSELKNEFDVLVYNYTPKTLNYFDAEAVTISFKADVPVGTTLYYQDAIYGKDQNAFQNFLENEPASGWVKSGWDRKADPSRSLNEAGAAAWSTFVNPNPYKFNDWKSITTTAPVDGTQGSVITIKTDLPSFSFRKFEIRENPDFIATVSLPKIKWDTNEDFEEFSTSQMTTSINNNLFNITVTGSFPKMIRNQEMQVDFLSKFKISLKNETSSDIFWFVWYKNGVKNQKKFTASVNDATFKTYTVDLSSNANWSGNIDSFNVEIANKAGSGDVTVESLEFLLKAGVAEHQINVEIEGLGFVNPISGKCYTGQTITFSATPNDGWNFQGWTGNVTSADSSLVITANSDINIKATFSKTLSINDELFKEKLTVYPNPSKTGLFLLNESLNWQVYNISGSKIKEGKGSQIDLTKFNKGLYFLKTDTKSFKLLKL